The Primulina eburnea isolate SZY01 chromosome 13, ASM2296580v1, whole genome shotgun sequence genome includes a region encoding these proteins:
- the LOC140809403 gene encoding dicarboxylate transporter 2.1, chloroplastic-like: MESIALLYSPSTASFSRLSATLLRPPPSISSTHIRPLPVLNCPPTAAANLPFIHRLPFNPLLFRKPLGSSLAVPSSSTGVSCPTESEPPSPSPPQGVKLVPFVISISIGLIVRYFVPRPPEVTPQAWQLLSIFLSTIAGLVLSPLPVGAWAFLGLTTSIITKTLSFSAAFSAFTNEVIWLIVISFFFARGFVKTGLGDRIATFFVKCLGKSTLGLSYGLTLSEALIAPAMPSTTARAGGVFLPIIKSLSLAAGSSPGDSSRKKIGSYLVQSQFQSAGNSSALFLTAAAQNLLCLKLAEELGVIVANPWVSWFKAASLPAFVSLLATPLILYKIYPPETKDTPEAPAMAAKKLELMGPVTKNEWVMVGTMLLAVSLWVFGDAIGIASVVAAMIGLSILLLLGVLDWDDCLSEKSAWDTLAWFAVLVGMAGQLTNLGIVSWMSNCVAKSLQSLSLSWPAAFVLLQAAYFLIHYLFASQTGHVGALFSAFLAMHLASGVPGVLSALALAYNTNLFGALTHYSSGQAAVYFGAGYIDLPDVFKYGFIMAIINALIWAVVGTVWWKFLGLY, encoded by the exons ATGGAGAGCATCGCCCTTCTCTACTCTCCATCCACCGCATCCTTCTCCCGCCTCTCCGCCACCCTTCTCCGCCCACCTCCTTCCATTTCCTCCACCCACATCCGCCCCCTCCCAGTGCTCAATTGCCCGCCCACCGCAGCCGCCAACCTTCCTTTCATTCACCGCCTCCCTTTTAACCCCCTCCTCTTCCGTAAACCGCTTGGTAGTTCTCTGGCTGTCCCTTCCTCATCCACCGGCGTTTCATGCCCCACGGAGTCAGAGCCACCATCACCTTCTCCGCCTCAAGGAGTCAAGCTCGTCCCTTTCGTGATCTCTATATCCATCGGTTTGATCGTTCGATATTTTGTTCCGAGGCCGCCTGAAGTCACCCCGCAAGCTTGGCAATTGCTCTCAATTTTCCTTTCCACCATCGCCGGACTGGTCCTCAGTCCCCTTCCCGTCGGCGCTTGGGCTTTTCTTGGGCTCACAACTTCCATTATAACCAAAACCCTCTCTTTTTCCGCAGCCTTTTCCGCCTTCACCAATGAAGTCATATGGCTGATTGTCATATCCTTTTTCTTTGCTCGGGGTTTTGTCAAGACAGGCTTAGGTGATAGAATTGCGACGTTTTTTGTTAAATGTTTGGGTAAGAGTACGCTCGGGTTGTCATACGGGTTGACTTTGAGTGAGGCGTTGATTGCTCCGGCAATGCCGAGCACCACGGCTAGGGCGGGGGGCGTTTTCTTGCCCATCATCAAATCATTGTCTTTGGCGGCTGGGAGTAGTCCCGGGGACTCTTCCAGGAAGAAGATTGGTTCTTATTTAGTACAGTCTCAGTTTCAG TCTGCCGGTAACTCTAGTGCTCTTTTCCTAACTGCTGCAGCTCAAAACTTGCTATGCCTTAAACTAGCAGAGGAACTTGGTGTCATAGTTGCAAATCCATGGGTTTCTTGGTTCAAGGCTGCTAGTTTACCTGCTTTTGTTTCTCTTCTAGCTACACCTTTGATCTTGTACAAAATTTATCCTCCTGAAACCAAAGACACGCCCGAGGCACCTGCAATGGCCGCAAAGAAATTAGAACTTATGGGCCCCGTGACCAAAAATGAATGGGTGATGGTTGGTACAATGCTTCTTGCAGTTTCTTTGTGGGTTTTCGG AGATGCTATCGGTATCGCAAGTGTTGTTGCTGCCATGATTGGGTTATCAATTCTCTTATTACTCGGAGTTCTAGATTGGGATGATTGCCTAAGCGAAAAATCCGCTTGGGATACTTTGGCTTGGTTTGCAGTTCTTGTGGGCATGGCTGGCCAGTTGACAAACCTTGGCATTGTAAGCTGGATGTCAAATTGTGTAGCCAAATCCCTCCAATCATTATCATTAAGCTGGCCTGCAGCATTCGTCCTTCTGCAAGCCGCTTATTTCTTGATCCACTACTTATTCGCAAGCCAAACAGGCCACGTTGGAGCTCTATTTTCAGCCTTTCTTGCCATGCATCTGGCTTCTGGAGTGCCTGGTGTGCTATCAGCACTGGCTCTTGCTTACAACACCAATCTATTTGGTGCGTTGACACATTATAGCAGTGGTCAGGCAGCTGTATATTTTGGAG CTGGTTACATAGATCTTCCGGACGTCTTCAAATATGGATTCATCATGGCCATAATCAACGCACTAATCTGGGCTGTCGTAGGGACGGTTTGGTGGAAGTTCTTGGGGTTGTATTGA